One segment of Oreochromis niloticus isolate F11D_XX linkage group LG8, O_niloticus_UMD_NMBU, whole genome shotgun sequence DNA contains the following:
- the LOC109203109 gene encoding uncharacterized protein LOC109203109: MDPARNGEVAERGRRVAGRGRGIRMRGGRRIRGRSRAVVADEIRATVIDHVVNHGHSMREAGQRVQPNLQRSTVASIVRVFRQTNRTQRLPHTGGRGRMFTDVQETVIVDMVIRNNGIKLTEIRHRVLADNVTFGNIHSVSITTISRVLKKHQVRMKQLYTVPFERNSEHVKQLRKQYVQRVMEIEGRQTHHIFIFVDEAGFNLAKARRRGRNVIGKRATVNVPGQRGANITMCVAISTDGLLLHRPLIGPYNTERLLAFLHDLYGRVVLGEERDAERRNQPTFIIVWDNVAFHHSRAVTEWFAAHPRMESLFLPPYSPFLNPIEEFFSSWRWKVYDHHPHDQMSLLDAMNAGCLEISAEDCQGWIRHARRFFPRCIALDDIRCDVDENLCPNGEDRVD, encoded by the exons TATGCGTGGTGGAAGAAGAATAAGAGGAAGATCAAGAGCTGTAGTCGCAGATGAGATCAGAGCTACTGTAATTGATCATGTAGTAAATCATGGTCACTCGATGAGAGAGGCTGGTCAGAGAGTGCAGCCAAATCTGCAACGCTCTACAGTGGCATCTATTGTTAGAGTTTTCCGGCAAACCAACAG GACTCAACGGTTACCTcacacaggagggagaggaCGGATGTTCACTGATGTGCAGGAAACTGTCATTGTTGATATGGTCATCAGAAACAATGGGAtaaaactcactgaaattaGACACAGAGTCTTGGCAGACAACGTTACTTTTGGAAATATTCACAGTGTAAGCATAACAACAATTTCTAGAGTCCTGAAAAAACATCAGGTCAGGATGAAACAGTTGTACACTGTGCCTTTTGAGAGGAACTCTGAACATGTCAAGCAACTCAGGAAGCAGTATGTCCAG AGAGTCATGGAGATTGAAGGCAGGCAAACACACCACATTTTCATCTTTGTGGATGAGGCAGGTTTCAACTTGGCCAAAGCACGGCGACGAGGGAGGAATGTGATTGGGAAGAGAGCCACAGTGAATGTCCCGGGCCAGAGGGGTGCCAACATCACAATGTGCGTAGCAATATCCACTGATGGACTGCTGTTACACAGACCACTAATTGGGCCATACAACACTGAACGGCTCCTTGCGTTCCTGCATGATCTCTATGGAAGGGTTGTGCTAGGTGAGGAAAGGGATGCGGAGAGAAGGAATCAGCCAACATTTATAATTGTATGGGACAATGTGGCATTTCATCACTCCCGTGCAGTCACCGAGTGGTTTGCAGCCCATCCCAGAATGGAGTCTCTTTTCCTCCCACCTTACTCTCCATTCCTCAACCCCATAGAGGAATTCTTTTCCTCATGGCGGTGGAAGGTTTACGACCATCATCCACATGATCAAATGTCCCTCCTGGATGCAATGAATGCTGGATGCCTGGAGATATCAGCAGAAGATTGCCAGGGATGGATCAGGCATGCCAGAAGATTCTTTCCTAGGTGTATTGCCCTAGATGACATAAGATGTGATGTGGATGAGAACCTGTGCCCAAATGGAGAAGACCGAGTAGATTAG